TTTCCATGGGTCATCTGGTCGGCCAGAGCGGGTCCGTTCAACGATCCTCTTTCGGACACATCAGGGAGATGTACGATCATGGCGCGCCGTCGCCTGCTGACCCGCGAAGCGCTTGCGCGACATCTTGATCCCTCCGTCGATGAACGTGAGATCACGCGAAATTTCACCTTGGGACAGGACGATTTCGATCTGATCGCGACCCGTCGCGGCGATGCATCCCGGTTGGGCTTTGCGATGGTCATGCTCTACATGCGTTGGCCGGGACGCGTTCTGGAGGAACGCGAAACGCCACCCGCCCCCATTCTGGCGTTCGTGGCACGGCAGCTCGATCTGTCACCCGGCATCTGGCAGCACTATGCGCGTCGTGACGAAACCCGCCGGTCGCATCTGGCCACTCTCATGCGGCGTCACGGCTACCGGGCCTTCGACCGGGCGGCGTTTCAGGATCTGACCCTTTTTGCGATGCCGATCGCGCAGAACGTGACCCAGCCATCCCGTCTGGCCGTGATCCTGATCGACGAGATGCGACGCCGCAAGATCCTCCTGCCGTCGGTAACGGTAATCGAGGCGCTGGTCCGCCGCGCCCGTCAGCAGGCAGATCAGCTTGTGCAGGACGTGCTGTCGGGTGACCTGACGCCTGATACCCGCTCTCGCCTGGACAGAATCCTGGAGCGCCGCAGCGAGCGCAGTGCCTCCTGGCTGTCATGGCTGCGCAATCCGCCTCTGTCACCGGCATCGCGCAATGTGCTGCGTCTGCTGGAACGCCTCGATCATGTGAGGGCGTTGAAGCTGGACGCCTCGCGCGCCGCGACCATCCCGCGCATGGCGTTCGACCGCCTGAGTGACGAGGCCGCCCGGATCACCCCCCAGCATCTGGCCGAGCTTCCCGTCGGTCGACGCCATGCCATTCTGGTGGCGGGTGGGATCCGGTTCGAAGAGATACTGACTGATGCCGCGCTGACGATGATGGATAAGCTGCTCGGCAGCATGATGCGTCGCGCCGAAAATCGCACGCGCGACAAGGCGATCGTCACGGTGCGATCACTGCAGGCGCAACTGCGCCTGCTGATGGCCTCGTGCCGTCACCTGATCGAGGCGCGCGCCCGAGGCATTGATTCGCTGTCGGCCATCACGGCGATCGATTGGCCGCGTCTGGACGAAGCAATTGGCAAGGCTGAAACCTTGACGGCGCCGGAAACGGTCGACCGCACGGCTGAACTCATTGATCGGCACCGGTCCATTCGTCCGGCTATCGGGCCATTCCTCAACGCGTTCCAGTTTCGGGGTGGTCGTGCCATGCAGGGGTTGCTGGAGGCGGTGCAGCTCATTGGCGATCTCTACCGCACCGGTAAACGTCGCTTGCCGGAAACGTGCCCGACCCGGTTCATCCCGCCGTCCTGGCGCGCCTTCGTCAGACAGGATGGGGTGCTCGTGCGCCCAGCCTACGAGCTATGCGCTTTGATCCAGCTACGCGAGCGCCTGCGCGCTGGTGACGTCTGGCTGACGGAAAGCCGTCAGTTCCGCGCCTTCGACAGCTATCTCTTGCCGGAGGCTACCTTCGCGGCGATGCGTGCCCGTGGTCCGCTGCCCTTGGCGATCAACGGAACAGCCGAGGCCTTCCTCTCCCAACGGCGCGCCACGCTGGATACCGCGTTAATGCAAGTATCGGACTTGGCTCGACAGGGGAAACTGCCGCAGGTGCGCCTGGACGGAAGTGGCCTCGTGATTTCGCCGTTGAAAGCGATCACGCCCTCAGTCGTCGAGGATCTGCGGCGGGCCGCGTATAATCGGCTGCCACGGGTCAAGATCACCGATCTTCTGCTGGAGGTCGATTCCTGGACCGGCTTCACCGACTGTTTCACCCATCGGCGCTCCAGCCGTATCGCTGATGACAAGAACGCGCTGCTGACGGTGATCCTGGCGGACGGGATCAATCTCGGGCTGACTCGTATGGCCGATACCTGTCAGGGTGCTACCCTGCGCCAGCTGGCCCATCTGCATGACTGGCACATCAGCGAGACCGGCTATACCGAAGCGCTCGGCCGCCTCATCGAGGCGCATCGCACCGTGCCGTTGGCGGCATTGTGGGGCGACGGCACATCATCGTCGAGCGACGGACAGCAGTTTCTTGCCGGTGGCCGGGGTGCTGCGATCAGCGACATCAACGCGCGTAACGGCAGTGAACCGGGCGTGAGTTTCTACACCCATGTCTCCGATCAGTATGATCCGTTTGCGACCCGGGTAATTGCCGCAACGGCCGGGGAAGCGCCGTATGTGCTGGACGGCCTATTGTATCACGCGACCGGCCTGTCGATAGAGGAACACTATACCGACACGGGTGGCGCCTCGGATCATGTCTTCGGGCTGATGCCGTTCTTCGGCTATCGGTTCGCACCGCGGCTGCGGGATCTGAAAGAGCGCAAGCTGCACCTGCTGCCCGGCCAGATCCCGGGTGATCTTCTGGGCGGCATGACCGGTGATCCGATTGCGGCCGATCATGTCGCGGCGCACTGGGACGACGTTCTGCGTCTGACGACGTCCATTCGCAGCGGCACCGTGACGGCCTCGGCCATGCTGCGCAAGCTCGCCTCCTATCCCCGGCAAAACGGTTTGGCGGTCGCCTTGCGCGAAATCGGCCGGATCGAACGCTCAATCTTCATGCTCGACTGGTTGCGGGATCTGGATTTGCGCAGACGCACCCAGGCCGGGCTAAACAAGGGCGAGGCACGCAACGCACTCGCCCGGGCGCTGTTCTTCAACCAGTTAGGTGAATTGCGGGACCGGCGTTTTGAAAATCAGGCCTACCGCGCATCGGGCCTGAACCTGCTGGTCGCGGCAATCATTCTCTGGAACACGCGCTATCTGCAAGCCGCCATCCAGTCACTCGGCATTCCCGATGATCTGGCGCGGCATATCGCGCCGCTCGGCTGGGAGCATATCTCCCTGACGGGCGACTATCGGTGGAACGTCGAGGAACAACCGGAAACCGGAAAGCTGCGGCCGCTCCGGATGCCTGCTTCCTTGCTGGCTGCATGACTTCGAACGGGATGTTCTTCAGGCGTTCACCCTAAGCGTACGTAAAACGCACTTTCGTGTAGTCAGCCCGCTATGGTGAGGCGATCGAGCGGCCCCGCTCATGGGTCATGCGCGAAGCCGTAAGCGCCTATCTCGCCCGTGAGGATGAGAAGAACCGCGCCACCCGCCGTGCGCTGGCCGACATCGACGCGGGCCGTGTCGTGGGTCATGACGCGGTTCGTCAATGGGCCGCCAGTCTCGACAGCGATACCCCGCTACCTCTGCCGGTGCCCGGGGCGTGAAGCTCCAATGGTCCGCCAAGGCCCTGTCCGACCTGCACGACCTGACCAGAGAATTCGAGAGCCCGCGAACCGCCGCCCGGATCATTCAGCGTCTCGTCGCCGTTCCCGACGTGCTGGCGGAGTTTCCCCGCATGGGAGTCGCGCTGGCGGATTTCGCCCCGCGCGAGGTGCGTCGCTTTATCGTGGACGATTACGAGATTCGTTACGAGTTGACCGACGCGGTCCTGATCGTCACCGACATATTCCATACGCGGCAGGATCGGGAGACTTTTCATTGACCGGAGGTTGCCAGCCGGTACGCTGACTGCACGTTTGAACGCTACGCTCTACTGAGGCGCGCGCCTCCGGCTTCTGCTTTGCGGTCGCATGATGCGGGTTCATCCTCTCGCCATGACCGAAGCCCTTCTTTCCTCCGAGAGCCCCTCGATCCGCTTGCATGGCGCGCGCCTCTATCAGTGCATCGTCGTCATCGGATGGACCGAACGCCTCGCCGCTGAGCGTCTCGGCGTTCACCGGACCGCCCTGCGCCGTGCGATCGCCGGGACGTCCTCGCTCGATCCCGATCTCTCCCGTTGGCTTCTCGCTCTCGAAGCCGCTCATGTCGCGCATCCCGCGCCACGTCGGCACAAAAGCATCGCCGGGTTGCTGGCCGA
This window of the Kozakia baliensis genome carries:
- a CDS encoding Tn3 family transposase, whose amino-acid sequence is MARRRLLTREALARHLDPSVDEREITRNFTLGQDDFDLIATRRGDASRLGFAMVMLYMRWPGRVLEERETPPAPILAFVARQLDLSPGIWQHYARRDETRRSHLATLMRRHGYRAFDRAAFQDLTLFAMPIAQNVTQPSRLAVILIDEMRRRKILLPSVTVIEALVRRARQQADQLVQDVLSGDLTPDTRSRLDRILERRSERSASWLSWLRNPPLSPASRNVLRLLERLDHVRALKLDASRAATIPRMAFDRLSDEAARITPQHLAELPVGRRHAILVAGGIRFEEILTDAALTMMDKLLGSMMRRAENRTRDKAIVTVRSLQAQLRLLMASCRHLIEARARGIDSLSAITAIDWPRLDEAIGKAETLTAPETVDRTAELIDRHRSIRPAIGPFLNAFQFRGGRAMQGLLEAVQLIGDLYRTGKRRLPETCPTRFIPPSWRAFVRQDGVLVRPAYELCALIQLRERLRAGDVWLTESRQFRAFDSYLLPEATFAAMRARGPLPLAINGTAEAFLSQRRATLDTALMQVSDLARQGKLPQVRLDGSGLVISPLKAITPSVVEDLRRAAYNRLPRVKITDLLLEVDSWTGFTDCFTHRRSSRIADDKNALLTVILADGINLGLTRMADTCQGATLRQLAHLHDWHISETGYTEALGRLIEAHRTVPLAALWGDGTSSSSDGQQFLAGGRGAAISDINARNGSEPGVSFYTHVSDQYDPFATRVIAATAGEAPYVLDGLLYHATGLSIEEHYTDTGGASDHVFGLMPFFGYRFAPRLRDLKERKLHLLPGQIPGDLLGGMTGDPIAADHVAAHWDDVLRLTTSIRSGTVTASAMLRKLASYPRQNGLAVALREIGRIERSIFMLDWLRDLDLRRRTQAGLNKGEARNALARALFFNQLGELRDRRFENQAYRASGLNLLVAAIILWNTRYLQAAIQSLGIPDDLARHIAPLGWEHISLTGDYRWNVEEQPETGKLRPLRMPASLLAA
- a CDS encoding type II toxin-antitoxin system RelE/ParE family toxin, whose amino-acid sequence is MKLQWSAKALSDLHDLTREFESPRTAARIIQRLVAVPDVLAEFPRMGVALADFAPREVRRFIVDDYEIRYELTDAVLIVTDIFHTRQDRETFH